The following are from one region of the Nicotiana tomentosiformis chromosome 7, ASM39032v3, whole genome shotgun sequence genome:
- the LOC138895344 gene encoding uncharacterized protein, with translation MHSKRLREDDITFMEEDADGLLLPHNDALWIQEVQLLSYNGEYWSKLNSPEALFWPQNSSSDSTSSVTTRGEILLLTNAEGVMKTTLFEAVDGDMGHNIILGRPWLHEMKVVPLTYHQLLKFPTSEVIKQIRGDQPATREMNTILVSSSKGKKHMA, from the exons atgcatagcaaaaggcttcgggaagacgatatcacttttatggaggaggacgcagacggattgctgctaccacacaacgatgcactg tggatccaggaagttcaacTATtgtcatacaatggagagtattggagtaagctaaactcaccggaagcattattctgGCCACAAAACTCCTCATCGGATTCAACCTcaagtgtgacaacccggggagaaattttattactcacgaacgctgaaggagtaatgaaaacaactctttttGAAGCagtagatggtgatatgggacacaacatcattctgggaaggccatggttgcacgagatgaaagttgtaccattaacatatcaccaattgctgaagtttccaacgtCCGAAGTAATTAAGcagataaggggtgatcaaccgGCGACAAGGGAGATGAATACAATTttggtctccagtagcaaaggaaagaaacacatggcatag